A stretch of Kaistella flava (ex Peng et al. 2021) DNA encodes these proteins:
- a CDS encoding M4 family metallopeptidase, whose translation MKRALLSVLTLSFICGFAQESKEMTKLKQQTNAKVTISQSTSNPNFIRFENAAGLQFKSAQSKAKADEFLADHFKVFNLNSEKEMVFVEEFTDNYGLKNVVYRQYFQGVPVYDGILKFHFNEKAQLSSLNGNTISKIKVNTQPTISQTEAATIAKKLVTEQELNLSSAPLEIGKNNLLIFPKNLVQGGQAIPYLAYEVEVTNKNDVREFVFIDAHTGELVEQFTGIHPIDRKLYEKNTSAANLKWKEGDVFPAALDQWQQNAVVTSEHVYNFFKNTFSYVSYNNADASMVTVNNDPNISCPNANWNGVTANYCTGTAADDVVAHEWGHAYTEYTSGLIYQYQSGALNESYSDVWGETIDMLNNYEDEGENLDVRTTTTCSGTQRWKMGEKATAFGSPIRDMWNPNCNNNAGRVLDAGYYFCGTSDSGGVHQNSGVTNHLYALLVDGGTYNGYTISGIGFVKAAHLWWRAQKNYLTPSSDFAVFADALEASANDLIGINLQGISTTNVPAGLTGESWAASDMDNLKNAILSVQLRSSPNTQCNYKPILKATPELCESATTGALFTETWENGLGNWTVNNAPTNPSSWENRNWIVKGNLPKGRTGNAIFGADPVNGNCTTSMQNGILRLESPTITFPTFTAGKYQMAFNHYVATEAKWDGGNIKYSLNGGAWSLLPKTAFTQNGYNSSLDGTSQSDNPLKGQAAFTGTDGGSLGGSWGQSVIDLSKIGVVSGSNIKFRFEMGTDGCNGIEGWYLDELYVYNCESPLLAVDQSALKNGLQVFPNPTSGLLTIQNDRQVKLNSAQVYSVSGQLVKSFKLDNTAKNSTIDLSTIAKGTYIIKVNSATESSNVKVIKK comes from the coding sequence ATGAAAAGAGCACTATTATCTGTACTTACATTGTCTTTTATTTGTGGTTTCGCACAGGAATCAAAGGAAATGACAAAACTAAAACAACAAACCAATGCGAAGGTAACCATTAGCCAAAGCACCTCTAATCCCAACTTTATAAGATTCGAAAATGCGGCGGGACTTCAATTCAAATCAGCACAGTCAAAAGCCAAGGCCGATGAATTTTTAGCGGACCACTTTAAAGTTTTCAATCTGAATTCTGAAAAAGAAATGGTCTTTGTAGAAGAATTCACAGACAATTATGGGTTGAAGAATGTGGTCTACAGACAATATTTCCAGGGCGTGCCAGTTTATGATGGAATTTTGAAATTTCATTTTAATGAGAAAGCGCAATTATCTTCCCTTAACGGAAATACGATTTCAAAAATAAAAGTAAACACTCAGCCTACGATCTCACAAACAGAAGCAGCAACCATCGCAAAAAAATTGGTAACTGAACAAGAATTGAATCTTTCATCTGCACCTTTAGAAATTGGAAAAAACAATCTTTTAATCTTCCCGAAAAACCTGGTACAGGGTGGACAAGCCATTCCTTATTTAGCCTATGAAGTGGAGGTTACAAATAAAAATGATGTTCGCGAATTTGTTTTCATTGATGCTCATACGGGAGAGTTGGTTGAGCAATTTACGGGCATCCACCCTATCGATAGAAAACTCTATGAAAAAAATACGAGTGCCGCTAATCTAAAATGGAAGGAAGGAGATGTCTTTCCGGCAGCTTTAGACCAATGGCAACAAAATGCAGTAGTGACATCAGAGCATGTTTACAATTTTTTCAAGAACACCTTTAGTTATGTTTCTTATAATAATGCAGACGCCTCGATGGTTACGGTCAATAATGACCCCAATATCAGCTGTCCCAACGCCAACTGGAATGGTGTAACTGCCAATTACTGTACCGGAACTGCTGCGGATGACGTAGTAGCACACGAATGGGGACACGCCTATACTGAATATACCAGCGGTCTCATTTACCAGTACCAATCAGGTGCGTTGAATGAATCTTACTCTGATGTTTGGGGTGAAACCATCGATATGCTGAATAATTACGAGGACGAAGGTGAAAATTTAGACGTTAGAACAACAACCACTTGCTCGGGTACCCAAAGATGGAAAATGGGTGAAAAAGCAACTGCTTTTGGAAGTCCGATCCGTGATATGTGGAATCCGAATTGCAATAATAATGCTGGTCGTGTTTTAGATGCTGGCTATTATTTTTGTGGCACAAGTGATTCTGGAGGGGTACATCAAAACTCTGGGGTAACCAATCATTTATACGCATTGTTAGTTGATGGAGGAACTTATAATGGCTATACTATTTCCGGTATTGGCTTTGTAAAAGCAGCACATTTATGGTGGAGAGCACAGAAAAACTATTTGACGCCATCAAGTGATTTTGCCGTTTTTGCAGATGCTTTAGAAGCTTCAGCAAACGACTTAATTGGTATTAATCTACAAGGAATCTCAACCACAAATGTTCCTGCGGGCCTCACGGGAGAATCCTGGGCTGCCAGTGATATGGATAATCTTAAAAACGCCATCCTCTCCGTACAACTACGATCATCGCCCAATACGCAATGTAATTACAAACCTATTCTAAAAGCGACGCCAGAATTGTGTGAAAGCGCCACAACAGGTGCTTTATTTACAGAAACCTGGGAAAATGGATTAGGAAACTGGACGGTTAATAATGCACCAACCAATCCTTCCTCTTGGGAAAATAGAAACTGGATTGTTAAAGGTAATTTGCCAAAAGGAAGAACCGGTAACGCTATTTTTGGAGCAGATCCTGTCAATGGAAACTGTACCACCAGTATGCAAAACGGAATTCTACGTCTGGAAAGTCCTACGATTACGTTCCCAACATTTACCGCAGGCAAATACCAAATGGCCTTTAATCATTACGTCGCTACCGAAGCGAAATGGGATGGTGGAAATATTAAATACAGCTTAAATGGTGGAGCGTGGTCCTTACTTCCAAAAACCGCCTTTACCCAAAACGGCTATAACAGCAGCTTAGATGGAACCTCCCAAAGTGACAATCCATTGAAAGGACAGGCAGCATTTACCGGAACTGATGGTGGTTCACTTGGTGGCAGCTGGGGACAAAGTGTCATCGATTTATCTAAAATTGGAGTCGTATCCGGATCTAATATTAAATTCAGATTTGAGATGGGAACAGATGGCTGTAATGGGATCGAAGGCTGGTACTTAGACGAGCTTTATGTTTACAACTGTGAATCTCCGTTACTTGCCGTAGATCAGTCAGCGTTGAAAAATGGCTTGCAGGTTTTCCCAAATCCAACCTCTGGACTATTAACCATCCAGAATGACAGACAAGTTAAATTGAACAGCGCACAGGTATACTCTGTATCGGGTCAATTGGTTAAGAGTTTTAAACTGGATAATACTGCTAAGAATTCTACCATTGATCTGAGTACCATTGCAAAAGGAACTTATATTATTAAAGTAAATTCTGCCACCGAAAGCAGTAATGTGAAAGTGATTAAGAAATAA